A region of Asticcacaulis excentricus DNA encodes the following proteins:
- a CDS encoding cell division protein ZapA, producing the protein MAEVTVKVNNKPYTVGCADGQEARVQELARVFNDHVEMVVSDVGAIGEVRLFLMASLLLVDEMEELRAQLEEAQSAQARMSAGAFEIERKAAFAISDAAERLEKLVGEV; encoded by the coding sequence ATGGCTGAGGTTACGGTTAAGGTCAATAACAAGCCCTATACGGTCGGTTGTGCCGACGGTCAGGAAGCGCGCGTGCAGGAACTGGCGCGCGTCTTTAACGACCACGTGGAAATGGTGGTCTCCGATGTCGGGGCGATCGGTGAGGTGCGCCTGTTCCTGATGGCGTCGCTGCTGCTGGTCGATGAGATGGAAGAACTGCGCGCCCAATTGGAAGAAGCGCAGTCGGCGCAGGCGCGCATGTCCGCCGGGGCCTTCGAGATCGAACGCAAGGCGGCCTTTGCGATTTCCGACGCCGCCGAACGGCTGGAAAAGCTGGTCGGTGAAGTTTAG